The genomic interval CGCCGTGCAGAACGAACTTCAGCCGACCTTCGCGGTAGGCTCGTCGGAAATCCTTTTCGACGGGCTGCCACGTCCCCCGATCCCAAAGCATCACGGTTCCACCGCCGTACTCGCCGGCGGGAATGATGCCCTCGAAGTTGGCATATTCGAGTGGATGATCCTCGACCTGCATGGCCAATCGTTTCACGGCCGGATCGGTGTCAGGCCCCTTGGGAACGGCCCAACTTTTCAGAACGCCATCCATCTCGAGCCGAAAATCGTAGTGCAAATGCGAGGCGTCATGTTTTTGCACGACGAAGATCGGAGCTTCGTGTTTCGTGATCTTCTTCCCACGCGGTTCGGCGGTGCGCGAGAAGTCTCGCTTGCGTTGGTATTCACGAAGTCCCATAAGACCTGACCGTGAGCAAGGTGAAGTTGGCGCTTGGGTCGAGCACGGTTATTGCACAGGCCAATTCTACGTTGCTCGGCCAGACGGGGCGAAACCGGACGGAGGGCGTGCGGCGCCCAGGGGCCTGCTCGTCTCAACTGGTCACTTGTGGTTTCAATAACAGGAGTTGTCCCTCGGCTCCGTGCAAAAGCGGCCGACGTCGTCGCTTGATCTCGGCCCCTGGCTTGCTGAGCCGTCGACGCCGCCACGCCCTCATTGCGGCAGCGCGCCAGTTGGAAGCCGTGGTGATCGTGCGTTGTGAAATCAAGCCACCGCTGAAGCACAAGGCGGTCGTCGTCGCAGTGGATTTCTCCTTGATCGCAGGAACCGTGTTCTGCACTGTTGTCCCGGTAGTTCGATCGCAGTCTCGCGAGGTAATGTCAATGAAGTACACCTCGGGTCTAACCTCGCTCCTGGGAAAGCGCGTGGGCTATGTTCGTCCGCTGGGAAATGTCGGCGACGACCTGATCGAACTGGCGATGACGCAATTGTTCGCGGAATTCGGCGTCCGCTGGTCGCTTTGCGATTTGCCGCGTGTTGCCGATTTCGATCTGCTGGTCTTTGGCGGCGGAGGCAACATGGGCACCCGCTACATGAACAATTACGAGCTACGAAGAAAGGCCTTGGCGGCCGGTTTACCACTGATCGTCCTGCCGCAATCGTTTGCCACTCCGGAAGAGGGAGCGTTCCAGCGCGTCTTCGTGCGCGAACGCGAGAGCTTGCGACTACACCCGGCGGGCATATTGGCCCCGGATCTGGCGCTGGGCTTGGCCTGGCCTGCACCGGGGCGCGCGACGAAGGACCTGGGCGTGTTTCTCCGTCGCGATCGCGAACGGAAAGGCACCCGGCAACGGCTGTTCGCTCGCGATCCGGTCAAGCTTTGCAGGACCGTCGGGCCTTATCTTGCCTTGGCTGCCGCCCATCGACGGATCATTACCGACCGGTTGCACTTCGCGATCGCTGGCTTGCACGCCGGTCGTGACGTAATGGCGTTGGCGAACGATTACCACAAAAACCGCTCGATGCATGACACCTGGCTCGCGGACCTCAGCTGCCGATTTGCTGGCAGCCTAGAGGAAGCCCTTCCGAAGAACCGACGCGCGGCCTAACGATCGATCAGGAGTTCATCCTTGGCTCATCTCGCACTTGCAATCGATTGCGACCACACCCGGCGCCGCGAATTCTCTGGCCGCGTGCAGAAACTGTTCGGTGATCTCCCTCACGCCACGATACACACCGCGGAAGCCGGCGACCTGACGTGCGTATGGGGTTGCAGCGACAACGCGCCGGTCAGCGTCCACCGCAACGCCGACTCGCTGGCCATCCTGATCGGCTATGCCATCGACGACGCAGGCACCTGGCTCACCGCCCAAGATCTGGCCGCACGGTGGCGCGACCCGGCAGCGGCTTCGGACACATTCGATGGCTATCACCTGGGCCTTGTGTATGACAGCAGGCGCGGGCTGGTCACGGGCATCGATCCGTTTGGCCTGTTCCCGCTGTACTTCGCGGAGTTGGGAGCCAAAGGCGATAGCGTGCTTTTGGCGTCCAGCACTCCTGAAGCCATCGCGGCGCACCCACGGTTTTGCTTTACGATCGACCGACTCGGCCTGGCCGGCATCCTTTTCGGACATGGCCTGATGGATAATCGGGCATTGCTCGCCGGAGTAAGGCGGGTGGCCACCGGGCATCAACTGCGATGGACGATCGAAAAGGGAAGCGATCTGGTAGAAACGTATCATCCGATCCCCAGCCCACCGCCGGCGGACGAATCACCAGCGGACTTACGAGAGCGCATCGGAGCGGAGTTTCTCCGCGCAATCCGCCGTCACCGTCCGGGAAATTCCGAAACGTCGATGCTACTGTCCGGCGGTCTCGACTCGCGGCTGGTGGCAGCCTCGCTTGTCGAGAGCGGAATCCCCACGCGAGCACTCATTCTCGGCGAGCCGGGCGACCACGAAGTGATTGCCGGCAGTTCCGTAGCCACGCAACTAGGGCTTACGCAACAGATCATTCCCACCGAATCGAGCAGGATCGATTTCACAAGCGCTGTGCGAGAGACCGTCCGTTTCGGTCATCTCAGCTCGGCTCCCAGCCCCGAGGATTTTGCCGAAGGATTGGCGCTGGCATCGTCACCGGGTCGCTATTTCTGGTCAGGCATGTTGCTCGATCGGGTCTTTCAACCGTTGTGTTTCCTGAGTGGCCGCGATCAGGCGGGAGGTTGGTCCTTCGAGCGGCTCGTGTGGGCGATGAACCGCTGGGGCGTGGCCAGGGCCCGACTGGTTGCGATGCTGGGGAATGACGGTCGCGAACTCGTCGACGCCGTCGTCGCTCAAGCAAGAGTCGCATGCATGAGCGGTCGGCTGCCACCACCCGTTCAGTCCGCTCTGGTGAGATGGGATCAACGCATCAGAAACCACATCGGATCGGTGTTGCATCGCACGACGTTCAACTCCTGGCCCCTGCTTCCGGGCAACGATCGGCAACTTGTAGAATCGATTCTTGGGCTACCGCCCACGGCATATCAGGGCCGCGGGCTGGAAGCCGACATCCTGACGGCGATGCGCCCCGATCTGTCGAGAATCCCCGTGGATGGAAACTCGTTTTCGTTTTTGAGGCTCTCGCAGCGACAGGCCCGCCTGGGCCGAGTGGGGCGCCTGATAAGCAAAGTCGATCGCCACCTGCGCGCTTACTACTGGTTGCGGATGCGTGGCTTCGACCCGCGACGCTATTCGCGCCTGTTCAACATCGACCATCCGCGCTGGCGCGATCTTCGCCGCACCGCAGAGCCATCGCGGTCTCGCCTGTACGGCATGCTCGATGCTTTCGAAGTGGACCGAATTCTGCCCAAGCCCGAGGCGCAGACCCGTTTCTCGAATCCGATCGACGGCGGCAGCCCGATTCGTTTGCTGACAGGCTTAGCCCTGTGGGCGGATCGACCGCATCTCGCAGCCGGCTAAAGTGCAGCCTGTGTATCACGTCGGCCAGTTTCGAGCGTGCTATCCCAGGACGGCGGGACAGCTGCGATACAGATTCTATTCGAGATAACGGGCGGCTATACTGATTCTCGTTCGCCATTTTGCGCCGATTGGTACAGCGCTTCGTGCAACTCGCGATAGGCCTCTACCAGACGAGCGAACGTAAAACTTCGGTTGAGGCCGCTCGGGTTAGGAAGAATCCACACAATCGTGCCTGCGAACTCGGTTGATTGCCGTCCCCAGTCGGGAGCAGCTTGCCCCGTCATCGCAGCAAACGCTCGCTTGCCAAGAAAGGCCACAGAGCGCGGCGCGTATCGGCGCATCTTGGCCTCAAACCTGCGACGAACCATTTTGAACTCGCCATGCCGTACTTCATGGGCTCGTTTTGTCGGCCGTTCGACGACGGCCGTGATGCCGCAGCGGTATTTGAGTAGCCGCCGCTCATGTTCGGGATCAATACGCGCGTCAGTAAACCCGGCCTGATGCAGCGCAGCCCAAAAGCGATTGCTGGGATGTGAAAAATTGTGACCCGATACCGCGGCACTCAGAGCCGGATTGAGACCGCAGAAAATGACGTCGAGATCTTTGGCGAGAATATCCGGACTGTACTTGCTCACGCTGGCATCAGTCTCTGCTTGGCATGGGAATCAGTCGCACTACCGCGGTCTGTGAATAGAGAATTCTGCCTTCGCCGAGAAGTCATTAAAAGAGTCCCGGCACATGTCACCTCGCCAGGTCATGTCTGCGCGAAAGCCGGAAAGTCCGTGTATCCCTTTATCCCAGTGGGCGACTGCCAATCGGCCTGTGATGCCGGTTCGGCAAGCGGCCAATCGTTTCGGAATCGGTCCACGAGGTCCGGATTACTAATGAAGGGCCGCCCAAAGGACATGAGGTCGGCATCCCCATTGGCGATTGTCCTTTCTGCCGTTTCCTTGGTGTATCCGCAGTTTCCCATGAGCGGGCCATGGAAGATCGTGCGAAATTCGGCCAAAGTCATCGGTTGGCCAAGTTGGTGGAAGCCGAAGGCCAGCCCGTCTACCACGTGCAAATACGCCAGCCCGAAACGGTCGAGTTGCTGGGCGACAAACGTAAACTGCTCGCGGTAGTCCGGCGATCCCATGTCGTTATAGGTCCCATTAGGAGCGAGACGTACGCCAACGCGGTGGGCCGGCCAGACCGACGCTACCGCTTCGACCACTTCCTGCAAGAAGCGGTAACGCTTTTCGACACTTCCGCCATACTCATCGCTGCGATGGTTGGTTTTCGACTGAAGGAATTGATCGATCAAGTAGCCATTCGCGGCATGGATTTCGACCCCATCGAATCCAGCTTTCTTGGCTCGCTCGGCGGCTCGCCCATAGTCCGTCACGACGCGCGGAACCTCTGACGTGACAAGTTCTCGCGGGATCTCATGCGGTTGTTTGCCGAGCGGCGTGTGGATATACGGCTCGTTGATTTTAATGGCTGACGAAGAAACAGCGGGCTGGCCGCCGTGGAAGCTGCTGTGGGATGCCCGCCCGGTATGCCATAGCTGGAGGAAAATCACGCCACCCCGGTCATGTACGGCGCGAGTGGTGAGCTTCCAGCCATCCGTCATCTCGTTGGTGTAGATACCTGGCGTCTCGTTCCAACCGTTGGCCTCGTCCGAGATGGTGACGGCTTCGCTGATGATCAGTCCCGCAGAACTGCGCTGTGCGTAGTATTCGGCCATCAGGGAATTCGGCAGGCGCGCAACGCCTGCCCTGCCGCGGGTCATGGGGGCCATGACAATCCGGTTCCGCAGATTCAGGTCATGCAGACGGAACGACTGAAAGAGCACGCTGTCCATCTCTTACTCCTACCTTGATGCATTCGAAACCATGCGGCTTATCCGTAGTCAATGCCAATGGAACCGCTCATGAAAAAAGAAGCAAGATGCCGAACGTCAGATCCCGCGGGGGCCGAGACCGTCGTTCGATCATCGATAATTGCAGGACATAGACGCAAAGAGAGTGCGATGCGCGGTGTCATTTATCGACACATCACGTTGCTCCTGGTAGCCGCGTCAGCTCAAAGTCGAGCGTTACTTCCCCTCTTCGAATTTCAAGCATCGGAGCATAGTCGTGCGCGCATACGCGTAGATGGCAGCACGTCGCTCGTCGGCGTGCTGTTTATGGAACCCGTAGGGAGTAGTGGAAGTGGGGGCAATGTTGCCCACCATCGTTTGGATCCTCGCCCTCAGAACCGCAGTCGCCAGACGCGCCGGGTGTTCCTTGGCATGGACGTCTCGCCGCCCGCCGCCCTCTCCGCAAACGGGGGGGGCGACCCGCTTTTGAGTTCGCGAAACTTACCACAAAATGTTCACCAGGTGGACGGTTTATTGGCCATAATAGCTGCGGTGTAACAAGTCGTTCCGCTGCTTGTTTCCGCGTTTGGGGCCGTGAATGTCGTTATCGTCCGCAGATGACCGCGCTGTCGGTCCGCCTCTTGCCCATTCAATTGCCTCGGCCCAGGGCGGGTCGTATGGCGCACTCGGTCAGTTGTTCGACTTCTATCGCGACTACCTTTTGCGGGTTGCGAACGACGAGTTGCAGACGAACCTGGTCGCCAAGGTAGCTGCCTCGGACCTGGTGCAGGACACATTCCTGCAAGCGGGCCGCGACTTCCGTCGATTCACAGGCACGACCGAAGCAGAATTGAAAGCGTGGCTGCGGCAGATCTTGCTGCACAACTTGCAGGACGCGCAACGACGCTTCCGGACGACACAGAAGCGCGATGTCGCACTCGAAGTGCGATTGCCGTCGACGGGATCCACCTCAGCTCGTCCACTGCATTTGGCATCCCAGTCCCCCTCGCCCAGCCAGCGCATCGTCACGTCTGAGACATGCGAGGCCGTGCAGGCGGCGCTTCGCAAACTGCCGCCTGACTACGCCCGCGTGATCGAACTGCGCACGTTCGCCGGATGGCCTTTCGATCGTGTCGGAGAATCGCTGGGGCGATCGGCCGAGGCGGTACGGAAGCTATGGGGTCGCGCCATCGAACAACTTGCCAATGAGCTTGCCTCGTATGTCAACGATGGACGATGACTCGCTCGATGATCGGATCGTGGATCGCCTGGTCGCGCATCAGGAACTGCACGATGCCGGGCTGACGATGGGCGACGAACAGGCCCATGTGTCATCATCGATCGCAGATAACGATTTGCCTCCGGAACAGGCCGAACGCCTGGCGCGCGCAAAACTCTGCATCGATCTGCTGGCCGCCGTCGGCAGTCAGCCAGAGTCGCGCGCGGAGCGATCACACATTGGATCGGAGACGACCCCGTTCCCACGCCCGCGACAGTTAGGGCGTTTCGAGATTCTCGATGAGCTCGGTTCGGGCGGTTTTGGCATCGTGTATCGCGCCTGGGACCCGCGCACCGAACGGCACGTCGCGATCAAGGTCCCCAAGATCGAGGCCATGCTCTCGAAGGAGCTGCAGGCCCGTTTCGAGCAGGAAGCACGAGCCGCGGCCAAACTCGATCATCCGCACATCGTGGCCGTGCTCGAAGCCGGGCTCGACGGCATGTTACCGTTCATCGTTTCACAGTTCTGTCCCGGCATGACGCTCAGCGACTGGCTGCACAAAAAAACAGGGCCGGCCTCGCCGCGCGAGGCCGCCGAGATCGTTCGCAGCCTGGCCGAGGCGGTGGCTCATGCGCACGAGCGCGGTGTCATGCATCGTGATATCAAGCCCGGCAATGTACTGATGGTGGCCGCGCGTCACAGCGCCGATGAGCGACAGCCAGAAGCCATGATCCCGAAGCTGGTCGATTTTGGTTTGGCGAAGCTGGCCGACGCTGAGCAGAACATGACGCAAACCGGGACACTGCTCGGCACCATTCGCTATATGGCGCCGGAAATGGCGGCGGGTGCCCGCAAACAAGCAGGGCCATCGGCAGACATCTATAGCTTGGGCGCCGTCCTTTATGAGTTGTTGGCTGGCGTGCCCCCCTTCGCCAACGCCAGCGACCTGGAGGTGCTGCGCAACATCAGCACGCACGAGCCGTCGCGTGTCCGCGCGATGCGGCCCAAGGTGCCGGTTGACCTGGAGACAATCTGCTTAAAATGCCTGGAAAAGAATCCGGTTCGCCGGTACCCAAGTGCCCAGGCACTGGCCGATGACTTGCAGCGATTCTTAGACGGCCGGCCGATCAAAGCGCGCCGGGTAACGTCGATCGAAGTCGTCGGCAAATGGGCGCGACGCCGACCGGCGGTCGCGGCGTTACTCACGGTATCGTTGCTCTCGATCGTCGGCGCATTGGTCGGCGTCAGCATCTACAACGTGCATCTACGGGATAGCGCGGCGCAAATCGAGGCGACCAACCTGCAACTGCGCGAGATGACCGAGCAGGCCCAAATCAGTGAGCGGCAGGCTAAAGCCAATGAACGCCAGGCCAAGGACTTGCTTTACGTCGCGGACATGCAGTTGGCACAACAGGCCTGGGACCAAAACAATATCGCCACTCTGGAAGAAACCCTTGGTCGTCATGAACCGAAGAACGGCGAGCCTGATCGTCGTGGCGTGGAGTGGTACTACCTGGCGAACAAGCTGAAGGACGATTCACTGGTTCTGAAGCTCAAGGGGGGCGTCGCCAACTGTGTCCGGTTTAGTCCCGACGGGAATCTGATCGCTACGACGAGCCACGATGGCTTTCTGCAACTGTGGGACGCCGCAACCGGAGAATTGCGCGCCACCATGGCCGAGCCGCAACGAGCCGAACTCAATGGCGCGTGCTTTTCTCCCGACGGAAAGATTCTGGCCGTTGCCAGCAATCGACGTCGCGTTTTGTTGTACGACGTCGAACAGGGCAGCCTCATCGCAATGCTCGAAGGGGGCCATAACAAATGGGTGGCCGACGTCGACTTTTCGCCTGCCGGAGACGTACTCGCTTCGGTAGGAGCGGACGGACAGATTATCTTGTGGGATTGGCAACGTCGTGAGAAACGGAAAAGCATCGTCGCCTACGATAAAGAGTTGCGTGCCATTCGCTTCATCGCCGACGGCCGGCTTGCCGTGGTCGCTGAAGAGTGGGGAGCTCCGAGAATCTGGGATCTCGAATCTGACCGGGTTGTTTCTTCGTTAAGCATGAAAACGCCGCGCGAGGGAGACTCGAAGATTTGGCCTCGTACGCTCGCCTTGAGCCACGATCGCAATCGCCTCGCCGTGGCGCATGTCAATGGTGGTTTCCGGCTATGGGATATTTCCAACCCGAGTGATCCGCAACTTATCAAGGCTCATGACGACGGATCGTGTCGCGCGGTGGACTTTATCGATTCGGATCGCATTGCAGTCGGCTACGATGATCAATTGGTTCAAGTCTGGTCTTTGCATACAGATCAACCGCCGAGGCTGCTGCGCGGACATCAATTGCAGTTAACGTGCGGCTCCTGCTCGCCCGATGGCAAACTCATCGCCGCCGGATCACGCGATGGCACAGTGCGAATCTGGAGTACGGAGCCTCGCGATGAGGGAAAGGTAATCGCACACGTCCCTGGGCCTTTCGAAAGACTTGCCATTGCGCCACTCGGCGATGAGATCGCGCTGGCGTTTAAAAAGCCGGCTGCAGTAATTTGCATTCATCCGCAAACGGGGATATCGACGCGCCCAGCATTGACAGCCGTCGAAGGTTCGCCGTATGCGATGGCGTACTCGCGCACAGGGAAATACCTGGCGGTTGCAACCGTTAACGGATTTGTGCATATCTTTGAAGCCGGGCAATCCACTCCGCTATGGAGTACTGTGTGCAGCACGCTAGAGGCAAAACCTGTACTTCGCTTCTCGCCGGTTGAGGACCTGTTGGTCGTTTTAGCGGACCAACGCGTCCTGGCCATCGACGTACCGAATCGCCACATTCACTGGCAACATCAGTTCAAAATCGGATTGTGGAGTTTGTCCTTTCGGCCTGACGGAAGTCTTCTGTACGTCGGCGATCACCTGGGCGGAATCACGGAATTTCGAAGAGCCGACGGCGTCATCAAACGCAAGTTCGAGGAGCATCGAAATCCTGCGGAGGGGTTGGCGATTTCTCCCGACGGCAAACATCTCGTTTCCACGAGTCCCGATCGGAAACTACTGCTGTGGGACCTGCCCGCCGGCCAGGTGCTGCGCCACTTGCCGACCACGGAGAAGAAAACGACTAACCCTGGCTTTACCTCTGACGGCCGCACAATCATCGCCACGGAAAATGATTGCACTCTCACCTTCTGGAATGTGGGCACCGGACAACGTGTCTTACACCTGGGTCCGTGGGGGGACGGCCATGTGTTGTCGTGGCAACTGTCTGCGGACAATCAAGCCTGTTATTTTGCGGATGCACAAGTCAAAGTAGATTCGCCAAGCATAACCGTGCGGGCGTTGTCCTTTCCGCATGCCGCTTCGAAAAGCCACGCCATTTCAGAACCTAGCAACGACGAGTCAGCGAACCTGCCGTCGGC from Pirellulales bacterium carries:
- a CDS encoding polysaccharide pyruvyl transferase family protein, coding for MKYTSGLTSLLGKRVGYVRPLGNVGDDLIELAMTQLFAEFGVRWSLCDLPRVADFDLLVFGGGGNMGTRYMNNYELRRKALAAGLPLIVLPQSFATPEEGAFQRVFVRERESLRLHPAGILAPDLALGLAWPAPGRATKDLGVFLRRDRERKGTRQRLFARDPVKLCRTVGPYLALAAAHRRIITDRLHFAIAGLHAGRDVMALANDYHKNRSMHDTWLADLSCRFAGSLEEALPKNRRAA
- the mug gene encoding G/U mismatch-specific DNA glycosylase, coding for MSKYSPDILAKDLDVIFCGLNPALSAAVSGHNFSHPSNRFWAALHQAGFTDARIDPEHERRLLKYRCGITAVVERPTKRAHEVRHGEFKMVRRRFEAKMRRYAPRSVAFLGKRAFAAMTGQAAPDWGRQSTEFAGTIVWILPNPSGLNRSFTFARLVEAYRELHEALYQSAQNGERESV
- a CDS encoding alkene reductase produces the protein MDSVLFQSFRLHDLNLRNRIVMAPMTRGRAGVARLPNSLMAEYYAQRSSAGLIISEAVTISDEANGWNETPGIYTNEMTDGWKLTTRAVHDRGGVIFLQLWHTGRASHSSFHGGQPAVSSSAIKINEPYIHTPLGKQPHEIPRELVTSEVPRVVTDYGRAAERAKKAGFDGVEIHAANGYLIDQFLQSKTNHRSDEYGGSVEKRYRFLQEVVEAVASVWPAHRVGVRLAPNGTYNDMGSPDYREQFTFVAQQLDRFGLAYLHVVDGLAFGFHQLGQPMTLAEFRTIFHGPLMGNCGYTKETAERTIANGDADLMSFGRPFISNPDLVDRFRNDWPLAEPASQADWQSPTGIKGYTDFPAFAQT
- a CDS encoding sigma-70 family RNA polymerase sigma factor, encoding MSLSSADDRAVGPPLAHSIASAQGGSYGALGQLFDFYRDYLLRVANDELQTNLVAKVAASDLVQDTFLQAGRDFRRFTGTTEAELKAWLRQILLHNLQDAQRRFRTTQKRDVALEVRLPSTGSTSARPLHLASQSPSPSQRIVTSETCEAVQAALRKLPPDYARVIELRTFAGWPFDRVGESLGRSAEAVRKLWGRAIEQLANELASYVNDGR
- a CDS encoding protein kinase, with the translated sequence MSTMDDDSLDDRIVDRLVAHQELHDAGLTMGDEQAHVSSSIADNDLPPEQAERLARAKLCIDLLAAVGSQPESRAERSHIGSETTPFPRPRQLGRFEILDELGSGGFGIVYRAWDPRTERHVAIKVPKIEAMLSKELQARFEQEARAAAKLDHPHIVAVLEAGLDGMLPFIVSQFCPGMTLSDWLHKKTGPASPREAAEIVRSLAEAVAHAHERGVMHRDIKPGNVLMVAARHSADERQPEAMIPKLVDFGLAKLADAEQNMTQTGTLLGTIRYMAPEMAAGARKQAGPSADIYSLGAVLYELLAGVPPFANASDLEVLRNISTHEPSRVRAMRPKVPVDLETICLKCLEKNPVRRYPSAQALADDLQRFLDGRPIKARRVTSIEVVGKWARRRPAVAALLTVSLLSIVGALVGVSIYNVHLRDSAAQIEATNLQLREMTEQAQISERQAKANERQAKDLLYVADMQLAQQAWDQNNIATLEETLGRHEPKNGEPDRRGVEWYYLANKLKDDSLVLKLKGGVANCVRFSPDGNLIATTSHDGFLQLWDAATGELRATMAEPQRAELNGACFSPDGKILAVASNRRRVLLYDVEQGSLIAMLEGGHNKWVADVDFSPAGDVLASVGADGQIILWDWQRREKRKSIVAYDKELRAIRFIADGRLAVVAEEWGAPRIWDLESDRVVSSLSMKTPREGDSKIWPRTLALSHDRNRLAVAHVNGGFRLWDISNPSDPQLIKAHDDGSCRAVDFIDSDRIAVGYDDQLVQVWSLHTDQPPRLLRGHQLQLTCGSCSPDGKLIAAGSRDGTVRIWSTEPRDEGKVIAHVPGPFERLAIAPLGDEIALAFKKPAAVICIHPQTGISTRPALTAVEGSPYAMAYSRTGKYLAVATVNGFVHIFEAGQSTPLWSTVCSTLEAKPVLRFSPVEDLLVVLADQRVLAIDVPNRHIHWQHQFKIGLWSLSFRPDGSLLYVGDHLGGITEFRRADGVIKRKFEEHRNPAEGLAISPDGKHLVSTSPDRKLLLWDLPAGQVLRHLPTTEKKTTNPGFTSDGRTIIATENDCTLTFWNVGTGQRVLHLGPWGDGHVLSWQLSADNQACYFADAQVKVDSPSITVRALSFPHAASKSHAISEPSNDESANLPSADRRVIASDPK